The proteins below come from a single Streptomyces tubercidicus genomic window:
- a CDS encoding 6-phosphofructokinase, translating into MRVGVLTGGGDCPGLNAVIRGLVRKGAQEYGYEFVGFRDGWRGPMEGDAVPLDIPAVRGILPRGGTILGSSRTNPFKEKDGVRRIKETLAKHEIEALIAIGGEDTLGVAARLSGEHAVPCVGVPKTIDNDLSATDYTFGFDTAVGVATEAIDRLHTTAESHMRVLVVEVMGRHAGWIALHSGLAGGANVILIPEQRFDIEQVCRWIESRFTVRYAPIVVVAEGAMPKDGQMVLKDDSTDSFGHVRLSGVGEWLAKEIESRTGKEARTTVLGHTQRGGTPSAFDRWLATRFGLHAIDAVRDGDFGKMVALRGTAIVRVPIAEATAKLKTVDPALYAEAGVFFG; encoded by the coding sequence ATGCGGGTCGGAGTACTGACCGGCGGCGGCGACTGCCCGGGTCTGAACGCGGTGATCAGGGGCCTCGTCCGCAAGGGCGCCCAGGAGTACGGATATGAGTTCGTCGGCTTCCGGGACGGCTGGCGCGGGCCGATGGAAGGCGACGCGGTGCCGCTGGACATCCCGGCGGTGCGCGGCATCCTGCCGCGCGGCGGCACCATCCTCGGCTCCTCGCGGACCAACCCCTTCAAGGAGAAGGACGGCGTCCGCCGGATCAAGGAGACGCTCGCCAAGCACGAGATCGAGGCGCTGATCGCGATCGGCGGCGAGGACACCCTCGGCGTCGCCGCCCGGCTCTCCGGCGAACACGCCGTCCCCTGCGTCGGCGTCCCCAAGACCATCGACAACGACCTGTCGGCCACGGACTACACCTTCGGTTTCGACACCGCCGTCGGCGTCGCCACCGAGGCCATCGACCGGCTGCACACCACCGCCGAATCCCATATGCGGGTCCTGGTCGTCGAGGTGATGGGCCGGCACGCCGGCTGGATCGCCCTGCACTCCGGGCTCGCCGGCGGGGCGAACGTCATCCTCATCCCGGAGCAGCGCTTCGACATCGAGCAGGTCTGCCGCTGGATCGAATCCCGCTTCACGGTCCGCTACGCCCCGATCGTGGTCGTCGCCGAGGGCGCCATGCCCAAGGACGGCCAGATGGTCCTCAAGGACGACTCCACCGACTCCTTCGGGCATGTCCGGCTGTCCGGCGTGGGGGAGTGGCTGGCCAAGGAGATCGAGTCGCGTACGGGCAAGGAGGCGCGCACCACGGTCCTCGGGCACACCCAGCGCGGCGGTACCCCCAGCGCCTTCGACCGCTGGCTGGCCACCCGCTTCGGGCTGCACGCCATCGACGCGGTGCGCGACGGCGACTTCGGGAAGATGGTCGCGCTGCGCGGCACGGCCATCGTCCGGGTGCCGATCGCGGAGGCCACCGCGAAGCTGAAGACCGTCGATCCGGCGCTCTACGCCGAGGCCGGGGTGTTCTTCGGCTGA
- a CDS encoding 2-hydroxyacid dehydrogenase, whose translation MEIVAFGVQTDEQPFLESAFAGRHQVRSLDVFLNRDTAPIARGYEIVSSSVNADLGAEVLQTLAAGGTKMIAQRSTGFNNIDLQAAADLGMSIGRVAHYSPHAVAEFAWTLALAVNRRIVRATNRTRNFDFRLDGLMGRDLRGRTAGVLGTGRIGTAFARIAHGFGMQLLGCDLAENPHCAGLGMRYVDRERLFAEADLVSLHLPLTDDTRHLVDAAALAAMKDDAILVNTSRGGLVDTAALVDTLKAGRLTGVGLDVYEEEAAFFFFDKSLDIISDDTLARLMTFGNVLVSSHQAYFTEDAVGQIIEATVTNVEDYLAHRTNENMLVTRGQLPAAGR comes from the coding sequence GTGGAGATCGTCGCCTTCGGTGTGCAGACGGATGAGCAGCCGTTCCTGGAGAGCGCCTTCGCCGGCCGCCACCAGGTCCGCAGCCTGGATGTCTTCCTCAACCGCGACACCGCCCCCATCGCGCGCGGATACGAGATCGTCAGCTCCAGCGTCAACGCCGACCTGGGCGCGGAGGTCCTGCAGACCCTCGCGGCCGGCGGGACGAAGATGATCGCCCAGCGCTCCACCGGCTTCAACAACATCGATCTGCAGGCCGCCGCCGACCTCGGGATGAGCATCGGCCGGGTCGCCCACTACTCCCCGCACGCGGTCGCCGAATTCGCCTGGACCCTGGCGCTGGCCGTCAACCGGCGGATCGTCCGGGCCACCAACCGCACCCGGAACTTCGACTTCCGGCTGGACGGTTTGATGGGCCGCGATCTGCGCGGGCGTACGGCGGGCGTGCTCGGCACCGGCCGGATCGGCACCGCCTTCGCCCGGATCGCCCATGGCTTCGGCATGCAGCTGCTGGGCTGCGACCTCGCCGAGAATCCGCACTGCGCCGGGCTCGGTATGCGCTACGTCGACCGGGAGCGGCTGTTCGCCGAGGCGGATCTGGTCAGCCTGCACCTCCCGCTCACCGACGACACCCGGCATCTCGTCGACGCCGCCGCGCTGGCCGCGATGAAGGACGACGCGATCCTGGTCAACACCAGCCGCGGCGGGCTGGTCGACACCGCGGCCCTCGTCGACACACTCAAGGCCGGCCGGCTCACCGGCGTCGGCCTGGACGTCTACGAGGAGGAGGCCGCGTTCTTCTTCTTCGACAAGTCCCTGGACATCATCAGCGACGACACCCTCGCCCGCCTGATGACATTCGGGAACGTCCTGGTCTCCTCGCACCAGGCGTACTTCACCGAGGACGCGGTGGGCCAGATCATCGAGGCCACCGTGACCAACGTCGAGGACTATCTGGCTCACCGCACCAACGAGAACATGCTGGTCACACGAGGACAGCTGCCAGCAGCTGGGCGGTGA
- a CDS encoding anthranilate synthase family protein translates to MHREPPARTAAALVQRLLDPACPPFALLHRRTPGRDAASPVIEVLTGEVTEVERLADIPLGEGAPDAPVTDALALIPFRQIRERGFRAHDDGTPLAVLRPDETAELPLDAMLAALPGHDVRVADGAFDVDDDAYAGIVGRVVRDEIGTGEGANFVIRRTFEGEIADFSAADALALFRRLLAGERGAYWTYVVHRPGVHTLVGASPEVHVRMSGGTVVMNPISGTYRYPQGGPTAESLLAFLDDRKEAEELSMVVDEELKMMCTVGDKGGVVVGPRLKEMAHLAHTEYELRGRSTLDVREVLKETMFAATVTGSPVQNACRVIERHEPVDADGRGRGYYAGAMALIGRDAGGTQTLDSPILIRTADISAGGRLRVPVGATLVRASDPYSEVAETHAKAAGVLSALGVRPAPARPAAGGRPPRLADDPRVRAALDARRAGLAPFWLRMQTTAPIAELSGDALVIDGEDTFTAMLAHLLRTSGLTVTVRRFDEPGLREAARAHRGPIVLGPGPGDPSDAADPKMRFLRSLTAELVAGHRDGLLGVCLGHELLAAELGLEIVRKEVPFQGAQERIEFFGREETVGFYNTFTARCDDTTAAELAMHRVELSRDAATGEVHALRGPGFAGVQFHPESVLTLDGAAVTAQLLAAVLV, encoded by the coding sequence ATGCACCGCGAGCCCCCCGCCCGCACCGCCGCCGCACTCGTCCAGCGGCTGCTCGACCCCGCCTGCCCGCCGTTCGCCCTGCTGCACCGCCGTACCCCGGGGCGGGACGCCGCCTCCCCCGTCATCGAGGTGCTGACCGGCGAGGTGACGGAGGTCGAGCGGCTGGCCGACATCCCGCTGGGCGAGGGGGCGCCGGACGCGCCGGTGACCGATGCGCTCGCGCTGATCCCGTTCCGGCAGATCCGCGAGCGCGGCTTCCGGGCGCATGACGACGGCACCCCGCTGGCCGTGCTGCGCCCTGATGAGACCGCCGAGCTGCCGCTGGACGCGATGCTGGCGGCGCTGCCCGGCCATGACGTGCGGGTGGCGGACGGGGCGTTCGACGTGGACGACGACGCCTACGCCGGGATCGTCGGGCGGGTGGTGCGCGACGAGATCGGCACCGGCGAGGGCGCGAACTTCGTCATCCGCCGGACCTTCGAGGGCGAGATCGCGGACTTCTCGGCGGCCGACGCGCTGGCGCTGTTCCGGCGGCTGCTGGCGGGTGAGCGCGGCGCGTACTGGACGTATGTGGTGCACCGCCCCGGGGTGCACACGCTGGTCGGGGCCAGCCCGGAGGTGCATGTCCGGATGTCCGGCGGGACGGTCGTGATGAATCCGATCAGCGGCACCTACCGCTACCCGCAGGGCGGGCCCACCGCCGAAAGCCTGCTGGCGTTTCTCGACGACCGCAAGGAGGCCGAGGAGCTGTCCATGGTGGTGGACGAGGAGCTGAAGATGATGTGCACCGTCGGGGACAAGGGCGGGGTGGTGGTCGGGCCCCGGCTCAAGGAGATGGCGCATCTCGCGCACACCGAGTACGAGCTGCGCGGCCGGTCCACCCTCGATGTGCGCGAGGTGCTGAAGGAGACGATGTTCGCGGCGACGGTCACCGGGTCGCCGGTGCAGAACGCCTGCCGGGTGATCGAGCGGCACGAACCGGTGGACGCCGACGGCCGGGGGCGCGGCTACTACGCGGGGGCGATGGCACTGATCGGGCGGGATGCCGGCGGCACACAGACGCTGGATTCGCCGATCCTCATCCGTACCGCCGATATCTCCGCCGGGGGGCGGCTGCGGGTGCCGGTCGGCGCCACCCTCGTCCGTGCCTCCGACCCGTACAGCGAGGTCGCCGAGACCCATGCCAAGGCCGCGGGGGTGCTGAGCGCGCTCGGTGTCCGGCCGGCGCCCGCGCGCCCGGCGGCCGGGGGGCGGCCGCCGCGGCTGGCCGACGACCCGCGGGTGCGGGCCGCGCTGGACGCCCGCCGGGCCGGTCTGGCGCCCTTCTGGCTGCGGATGCAGACCACCGCGCCGATCGCCGAGCTGAGCGGAGACGCCCTGGTCATCGACGGGGAGGACACCTTCACCGCGATGCTGGCGCATCTGCTGCGCACCTCGGGGCTGACCGTCACCGTGCGCCGCTTCGACGAGCCGGGGCTGCGCGAGGCGGCCCGTGCGCACCGCGGCCCGATCGTGCTGGGGCCGGGGCCGGGCGATCCGTCGGACGCCGCCGACCCCAAGATGCGCTTTCTGCGGTCGCTGACCGCCGAGCTGGTCGCCGGGCACCGCGACGGCCTGCTGGGGGTGTGCCTGGGCCATGAACTCCTCGCCGCGGAGCTGGGGTTGGAGATCGTCCGCAAGGAGGTGCCCTTCCAGGGCGCACAGGAGCGGATCGAGTTCTTCGGACGCGAGGAGACAGTGGGCTTCTACAACACCTTCACGGCCCGCTGCGATGACACCACCGCAGCCGAACTGGCCATGCACCGCGTGGAGTTGAGCCGGGACGCGGCCACCGGCGAGGTGCATGCGCTGCGCGGTCCGGGCTTTGCGGGGGTGCAGTTCCACCCGGAGTCGGTGCTGACCCTGGACGGGGCCGCGGTCACCGCCCAGCTGCTGGCAGCTGTCCTCGTGTGA
- a CDS encoding class II 3-deoxy-7-phosphoheptulonate synthase — protein MTVNAETHAGGHTWRDLPAAQQPDWPDQEALRDVIAELQSYPPLVFAGECDQLRERLGAVARGEAFLLQGGDCAEAFDAVSAEHIRNKLKTLLQMGAVLTYAGSVPVVKVGRIAGQYSKPRSKPTETRDGVTLPTYRGDSVNGFEFTEAARIPDPQRLKRMYHASAATLNLVRAFTTGGYADLRQVHAWNQDFVKSSPAGQRYEALAREIDRAMNFMNACGVNPEEFRTVEFYASHEALVLDYESSLTRVDSRTGNLYDVSGHMVWIGERTRQLDGAHIEFASRIRNPIGVKLGPTTTAEDALTLVERLDPEREPGRLTFISRMGADKVRDKLPELVEKVTASGAKVAWICDPMHGNTFEAASGHKTRRFDDVLDEVKGFFEVHKRLGTHPGGIHVELTGDDVTECVGGGDEIFVDDLHQRYETACDPRLNRSQSLDLAFLVAEMYRDQ, from the coding sequence GTGACCGTGAACGCTGAAACCCACGCCGGTGGCCACACCTGGCGAGACCTGCCCGCGGCGCAGCAGCCCGACTGGCCGGACCAAGAGGCTCTGCGCGATGTGATCGCGGAGCTCCAGTCCTATCCGCCGCTCGTCTTCGCGGGCGAGTGCGACCAGCTGCGCGAGCGCCTGGGAGCGGTCGCCCGTGGTGAGGCGTTCCTGCTTCAGGGCGGCGACTGCGCGGAGGCCTTCGACGCCGTATCCGCCGAGCACATCCGTAACAAGCTCAAGACGCTTCTCCAGATGGGCGCCGTCCTGACCTACGCCGGGTCCGTCCCGGTGGTCAAGGTCGGCCGGATCGCCGGCCAGTACAGCAAGCCGCGCTCCAAGCCCACCGAGACCCGCGACGGGGTGACCCTGCCGACCTACCGCGGCGACTCCGTCAACGGCTTCGAGTTCACCGAGGCGGCCCGGATCCCGGACCCGCAGCGGCTCAAGCGCATGTACCACGCCTCCGCGGCGACCCTGAACCTCGTCCGCGCCTTCACCACCGGCGGCTACGCCGACCTGCGGCAGGTGCACGCCTGGAACCAGGACTTCGTGAAGTCCTCGCCCGCCGGGCAGCGCTACGAGGCCCTGGCCCGCGAGATCGACCGTGCGATGAACTTCATGAACGCCTGCGGGGTCAACCCGGAGGAGTTCCGCACCGTCGAGTTCTACGCCTCCCACGAGGCGCTGGTCCTCGACTACGAGTCCTCGCTGACCCGGGTCGACTCGCGCACCGGCAACCTCTACGACGTCTCCGGCCACATGGTCTGGATCGGCGAGCGCACCCGTCAGCTGGACGGTGCGCACATCGAGTTCGCCTCGCGCATCCGCAACCCCATCGGCGTCAAGCTCGGCCCGACGACCACCGCGGAGGACGCGCTGACGCTCGTCGAGCGGCTCGACCCGGAGCGGGAGCCCGGCCGGCTGACCTTCATCAGCCGCATGGGAGCGGACAAGGTCCGCGACAAGCTCCCCGAGCTGGTCGAGAAGGTCACCGCCTCCGGTGCGAAGGTCGCCTGGATCTGTGACCCGATGCACGGCAACACCTTCGAGGCCGCCTCCGGTCACAAGACCCGGCGCTTCGACGATGTGCTGGACGAGGTCAAGGGCTTCTTCGAGGTCCACAAGCGCCTCGGCACGCACCCCGGCGGTATCCACGTCGAGCTCACCGGCGACGACGTCACCGAGTGCGTGGGCGGCGGCGACGAGATCTTCGTCGACGACCTCCACCAGCGCTACGAGACCGCCTGCGACCCGCGGCTCAACCGCAGCCAGTCGCTCGACCTGGCGTTCCTGGTGGCGGAGATGTACCGCGACCAGTGA
- a CDS encoding (2Fe-2S)-binding protein, with translation MYVCSCFGITEQQVREHADTGACTPRQIASACKAGTDCGGCVRRIQSLLGRGDCPRRELIDSGAPEPLGAEADAVAPAALSGAA, from the coding sequence GTGTACGTCTGCTCTTGCTTCGGGATCACCGAGCAGCAGGTCCGCGAGCACGCGGACACGGGCGCCTGCACGCCCCGCCAGATCGCCTCCGCCTGCAAGGCGGGCACCGACTGCGGCGGCTGTGTACGCCGCATCCAGTCCCTGCTCGGCCGGGGGGACTGCCCCCGGCGGGAGCTCATCGACAGCGGCGCGCCCGAGCCGCTGGGCGCGGAGGCGGACGCAGTGGCGCCCGCGGCGCTTTCGGGGGCCGCGTAG
- the bfr gene encoding bacterioferritin, which yields MQGDPEVIEFLNEQLTAELTAINQYFLHAKMQENFGWTKLAKYTRSESFDEMKHAEILTDRILFLDGLPNYQRLFHVRVGQTVTEMFQADRQIEVEAIDRLKRGIEVMRNKGDITSANIFEDILADEEHHIDYLDTQLELIEKLGEALYIAQVIEQPS from the coding sequence ATGCAGGGCGACCCTGAGGTCATCGAATTCCTCAACGAGCAGTTGACCGCCGAGCTGACCGCGATCAACCAGTACTTCCTGCACGCCAAGATGCAGGAGAACTTCGGCTGGACGAAGCTCGCGAAGTACACCCGCTCCGAGTCCTTCGACGAGATGAAGCACGCGGAGATCCTTACCGACCGGATTCTCTTCCTCGACGGTCTGCCGAATTACCAGCGGCTGTTCCATGTGCGGGTCGGCCAGACCGTCACCGAGATGTTCCAGGCCGACCGGCAGATCGAGGTCGAGGCCATCGACCGGCTCAAGCGCGGTATCGAGGTCATGCGCAACAAGGGCGACATCACCTCGGCGAATATCTTCGAAGACATCCTCGCGGACGAGGAGCATCACATCGACTATCTCGACACCCAGCTGGAACTGATCGAGAAACTCGGGGAAGCGCTCTATATCGCGCAGGTCATCGAGCAGCCGAGCTGA
- a CDS encoding sulfite oxidase-like oxidoreductase, whose product MGQPESREEEPVELPPGQRLQRGWPVTHYGPVPKFRAERWEFRAFGATADGAKHCWSHEEFTALPYSTVVADMHCVTKFSMLGAEWGGVRTRTILELAPPAPDATHVMVWAEYGFSSNLRIEDFAAEKCLFATHRSGELLTAEHGFPARLIVPHLYAWKGPKWVRGIEYMRADRRGFWEERGYHNLGDPWREQRYSYQEEPGDGPEL is encoded by the coding sequence ATGGGTCAGCCGGAAAGCCGCGAAGAGGAGCCTGTTGAGCTGCCTCCGGGGCAGCGGCTCCAGCGGGGCTGGCCGGTGACGCATTACGGGCCGGTGCCGAAGTTCCGCGCCGAACGCTGGGAGTTCCGGGCTTTCGGCGCCACCGCCGACGGTGCGAAACACTGCTGGTCGCACGAGGAATTCACGGCGCTGCCGTACAGCACGGTCGTCGCGGATATGCACTGCGTGACGAAATTCAGCATGCTGGGAGCCGAATGGGGTGGGGTGCGCACCCGCACGATCCTGGAGCTGGCGCCGCCGGCACCGGATGCCACTCATGTCATGGTGTGGGCCGAGTACGGCTTCAGCTCGAATCTGCGGATCGAGGATTTCGCCGCGGAGAAGTGCCTCTTCGCCACCCATCGCTCCGGTGAACTCCTCACCGCGGAGCACGGATTCCCGGCCCGTCTGATCGTGCCGCATCTGTACGCCTGGAAAGGGCCCAAGTGGGTCCGCGGTATCGAATACATGCGGGCCGACCGCCGCGGCTTCTGGGAGGAGCGCGGCTACCACAACCTGGGCGACCCGTGGCGGGAGCAGCGCTACTCGTACCAGGAAGAGCCCGGCGACGGCCCCGAGCTCTGA
- a CDS encoding DUF4396 domain-containing protein: MRRPGPRAAASDAHGAPGGTPEHGGRPGHSGGAPAAARPAAGRAGWAPAARATLHCLTGCALGEILGMVIGTALSWHNVPTTVLAIVLAFVFGYALTVRGVLAAGVGFGAALRVALAADTLSIAVMELIDNGVIVLWPSAMDAQLSDALFWGVLAASLVLAFVVTTPVNKWMIGRGKGHAVAHRYHH, encoded by the coding sequence ATGAGACGGCCGGGGCCCCGGGCAGCCGCCTCCGACGCACACGGTGCGCCGGGCGGCACCCCGGAGCATGGCGGTCGCCCGGGCCACAGCGGCGGTGCGCCGGCCGCCGCGCGCCCCGCCGCCGGCCGGGCCGGCTGGGCCCCGGCCGCGCGGGCGACCCTGCACTGTCTGACCGGCTGTGCCCTCGGCGAGATCCTCGGCATGGTGATCGGCACGGCGCTGAGCTGGCACAACGTCCCGACGACGGTCCTGGCGATCGTGCTGGCCTTCGTCTTCGGCTATGCGCTGACGGTGCGCGGCGTCCTGGCGGCGGGCGTCGGCTTCGGGGCGGCGCTGCGGGTCGCGCTGGCCGCCGACACGCTCTCCATCGCGGTCATGGAGCTGATCGACAACGGTGTGATCGTGCTCTGGCCGAGCGCCATGGACGCCCAGCTCTCGGACGCGCTGTTCTGGGGCGTGCTGGCCGCGTCCCTGGTGCTGGCCTTCGTGGTGACCACGCCGGTCAACAAGTGGATGATCGGCCGCGGCAAGGGGCATGCGGTGGCGCACCGGTACCACCACTGA
- a CDS encoding deoxyribonuclease IV — MSTSPSPKGAEQRARVRNPVGGHVPVAGGLAKTGIPYAREMGDEVVQVFVANPRGWATVPGSPEQDEAFRAACAEQGIPAYVHAPYLINFGSHTEATVDKSVASLRHSLRRGREIGALGVVVHTGSATGGRPRAEALAQVRARMRPLLDELTEPDDPWLLLEPTAGQGASLCARAEDLGPYFDALDRHPKLGICLDTCHAFAAGHDMAAPGGMKALLDELVEVTGEGRLKLIHANDSKDVAGAHKDRHENIGAGHIGAEPFGELFVHPATAGVPLVVETPGGKEGHAADVARLKELRGP, encoded by the coding sequence GTGAGTACCTCCCCCTCCCCCAAGGGCGCCGAGCAGCGCGCCCGTGTCCGTAATCCGGTCGGCGGTCATGTGCCGGTGGCCGGCGGTCTGGCGAAGACCGGTATCCCGTACGCCCGTGAGATGGGCGATGAGGTCGTCCAGGTCTTCGTGGCCAATCCGCGTGGCTGGGCGACGGTCCCCGGCAGCCCGGAGCAGGACGAGGCGTTCCGGGCCGCCTGTGCCGAGCAGGGGATTCCGGCGTATGTCCATGCGCCGTATCTGATCAACTTCGGGTCGCACACCGAGGCGACCGTCGACAAGTCCGTGGCGTCGCTGCGGCACTCCCTGCGCCGTGGCCGGGAGATCGGTGCGCTCGGGGTGGTCGTGCACACCGGCTCGGCGACCGGCGGGCGGCCGCGTGCGGAGGCGTTGGCGCAGGTCAGGGCGCGGATGCGGCCGTTGCTCGATGAGCTGACGGAGCCGGACGACCCCTGGCTGCTGCTGGAGCCGACGGCCGGGCAGGGCGCGTCGCTGTGTGCACGGGCCGAGGACCTCGGTCCGTATTTCGACGCGCTGGACCGGCACCCCAAACTGGGGATCTGCCTGGACACCTGCCATGCGTTCGCCGCCGGGCACGACATGGCGGCGCCCGGCGGGATGAAGGCGCTGTTGGACGAGCTGGTGGAGGTGACCGGCGAGGGCCGGCTGAAGCTGATCCACGCCAATGACTCCAAGGATGTGGCCGGCGCCCACAAGGACAGGCACGAGAACATCGGCGCAGGTCACATCGGTGCGGAGCCGTTCGGCGAGCTGTTTGTCCATCCGGCGACGGCCGGGGTGCCGCTGGTCGTCGAGACGCCGGGCGGCAAGGAGGGCCATGCCGCGGATGTGGCCCGGCTCAAGGAGCTGCGCGGGCCATGA
- the pknB gene encoding Stk1 family PASTA domain-containing Ser/Thr kinase, with the protein MDTTLQDPLVGQLLDGRYRVQARIAAGGMATVYQAMDTRLDRLLALKVMHPTLATDGAFVDRFIREAKSVARLSHPNVVGVFDQGTDGTYVYLAMEYVAGCTLRDVLRERGALQPRAALDVLEPILAALGAAHRAGLVHRDMKPENVLIGDDGRVKVADFGLVRAVDTHTTASTGSVLGTVSYLAPEQMEHGTADARVDVYACGVVLYEMLTGGKPHNGGSVAQILYQHLHEDVLPPSGLVPGLAPQLDALVALACARDPQQRPQDAVALLSRAQEARAQLTDAQLDVVPPEARAVPAGGLGGGVGDGSERTDVIPRPEGVQPPLPGTGEAELNRTSRLEVPPSEETTRLRPVREPAAPPGGLLQRHKLATVIAAVLLLLGAGTGVWYITSGQFTTVPAVLDMPQGKAERTLHDEGLDVKVVRGFSSNVDRGHVMKTDPANGKRIRGTGTVTITVSRGPEIVAVPDLSGTPLADAKRKLRDRGLIPGTEKREFNEEVAKGSVIGTDPAAGSKRRPDTAVGLTISRGTPVDVPGVLGSERADAVETLRGAGLKVRFADEPVFSTQDKGTVARQSPVEGRQLGKGDTVTLALSKGPEMVPVPDVTGKSEEDAKKQLTDLGFQVEVDKPLLFPEDKVDSQSVEAGKKAPKGGTITIKLKGAL; encoded by the coding sequence GTGGATACCACCCTTCAGGACCCCCTCGTGGGTCAGCTGCTCGACGGCCGCTACCGCGTCCAGGCGCGCATCGCCGCGGGCGGTATGGCCACGGTCTACCAAGCCATGGACACCCGGCTGGACCGTCTGCTCGCGCTGAAGGTGATGCACCCGACGCTGGCGACGGACGGCGCGTTCGTCGACCGCTTCATCCGTGAGGCGAAGTCGGTCGCGCGGCTGTCGCATCCGAATGTGGTGGGCGTCTTCGACCAGGGCACGGACGGGACGTACGTCTATCTGGCGATGGAGTACGTCGCGGGCTGCACGCTGCGCGATGTGCTGCGCGAGCGGGGCGCCCTGCAGCCGAGGGCCGCGCTGGACGTCCTGGAGCCGATTCTGGCGGCTCTGGGAGCCGCGCACCGGGCCGGTCTGGTGCACCGTGACATGAAGCCGGAGAACGTCCTGATCGGGGACGACGGCCGGGTGAAGGTCGCCGACTTCGGTCTGGTGCGTGCGGTGGACACCCACACCACCGCTTCGACGGGCTCCGTCCTGGGCACCGTCTCCTATCTCGCCCCCGAGCAGATGGAGCACGGCACCGCCGACGCCCGGGTCGATGTCTACGCCTGTGGTGTGGTGCTCTACGAGATGCTCACCGGCGGCAAGCCGCACAACGGCGGCTCCGTGGCGCAGATCCTCTACCAGCACCTGCACGAGGACGTGCTGCCGCCGTCCGGGCTGGTGCCCGGTCTCGCGCCGCAGCTGGACGCGCTGGTCGCGCTGGCCTGTGCCCGTGACCCGCAGCAGCGCCCGCAGGACGCGGTGGCGCTGCTGTCCCGGGCGCAGGAGGCCCGCGCGCAGCTGACCGACGCCCAGCTGGATGTCGTGCCGCCGGAGGCCAGGGCGGTGCCCGCGGGCGGCCTCGGCGGCGGGGTGGGCGACGGTTCGGAGCGTACGGATGTGATACCCCGCCCCGAGGGCGTGCAGCCGCCGCTGCCGGGGACGGGCGAGGCGGAGCTGAACCGCACCAGCCGGCTGGAGGTGCCGCCGTCGGAGGAGACGACCCGGCTGCGTCCGGTGCGGGAGCCCGCGGCGCCCCCTGGCGGGCTGCTCCAGCGGCACAAGCTCGCCACCGTCATCGCGGCGGTGCTGCTGCTCCTCGGGGCCGGTACGGGCGTCTGGTACATCACCTCCGGCCAGTTCACCACCGTCCCGGCGGTGCTGGACATGCCGCAGGGCAAGGCCGAGCGGACGCTGCATGACGAGGGTCTGGACGTGAAGGTGGTGCGCGGCTTCAGCTCGAATGTGGACCGTGGCCATGTCATGAAGACGGACCCGGCCAACGGCAAGCGGATCCGGGGTACGGGCACGGTCACGATCACCGTCTCCCGGGGCCCCGAGATCGTCGCCGTCCCGGACCTGTCGGGCACCCCGCTCGCCGACGCCAAGCGCAAGCTGCGGGACCGCGGGCTGATCCCGGGCACCGAGAAGCGGGAGTTCAACGAAGAGGTCGCCAAGGGCTCGGTGATCGGTACGGACCCGGCCGCGGGCAGCAAGCGGCGGCCCGATACGGCGGTGGGGCTGACCATCAGCCGGGGCACCCCGGTGGATGTGCCGGGGGTGCTCGGCAGCGAGCGCGCGGACGCCGTGGAGACCCTGCGGGGGGCGGGCCTGAAGGTGCGGTTCGCCGACGAGCCGGTCTTCTCGACGCAGGACAAGGGCACGGTCGCCCGGCAGTCGCCGGTGGAGGGCCGTCAGCTGGGCAAGGGCGACACGGTCACGCTGGCGCTGTCCAAGGGCCCGGAGATGGTCCCGGTCCCGGATGTCACGGGCAAGAGCGAAGAGGACGCCAAGAAGCAGCTGACGGATCTGGGCTTCCAGGTGGAGGTGGACAAGCCGCTGCTGTTCCCGGAGGACAAGGTCGACTCGCAGTCCGTGGAGGCCGGCAAGAAGGCGCCGAAGGGCGGCACGATCACCATCAAGCTCAAGGGCGCGCTCTAG